One Pseudofrancisella aestuarii genomic region harbors:
- the purD gene encoding phosphoribosylamine--glycine ligase, which translates to MFNSNIIKQNISNCLKETSLPIKNKYSGKVRDMYFTDDLSILVSTDRQSAFDRSLGFIPFKGQVLAQTSVWWFKRTRHIVKNHLIDSPDPNVIIAKKCKVLPIEFVVRGYITGSTSTSLWTHYEKGERDYCGNLLPEGLVKNQKLPENILTPTTKEADHDRPISAIDIVKEGWLTQEQWDFTSKKALALFEYGQRKAEEHGLILADTKYEFGIDEKTGQILLIDEIHTPDSSRFWLKDSYESHLRQGLEPENIDKEFFRLWFAKHCDPYNDKELPQAPEKLVIELSQKYIKLYEMITGKTFIPPRSNISINTRIFTNVLNYLNKGNNNKSMLNILLIGSGSREHAIAKAIKNSKIENNLFCLSGAINPGIEKLTSGYKVANVCDIDTISSYADKHEIDLAIIGPEAPLEAGVTDALKANGIKVVGPTKDHAQLETSKGFTRGLIEEYKIGANPFFKRFNSMEGVKETLKQYEKQFVIKADGLCGGKGVVVWGDHIKSMDEAIKHCESLVKEGAEFVIEEKLVGEEFSLISFTDGKNFIHMPAVQDHKRAHEGDTGPNTGGMGTYSDANHSLPFLSDSDIERAKEINEKVAQALHDKFGTPYQGILYGGFMATINDTKVIEYNARFGDPEAMNLLTLLDSDFVEIAQAITEGTLNKVEASFKNQATVCKYLVPLGYPNRSVKNFEIDISQCPKDVELFLGAVDYKDGKLIGTGSRAIAVLGLGDTIAEAEKKAENGIKNIYGKLFHRPDIGTKDLINKRIKHMNLLRGNKYKEIK; encoded by the coding sequence ATGTTCAATAGCAACATTATTAAACAAAACATAAGTAACTGTCTTAAAGAAACGAGCTTACCTATAAAAAATAAATATTCTGGAAAAGTCCGAGATATGTATTTTACAGATGATTTAAGTATATTGGTTTCGACAGATAGACAATCCGCTTTCGATAGATCTTTAGGGTTTATACCATTTAAAGGTCAAGTACTTGCCCAAACATCTGTTTGGTGGTTTAAGCGCACAAGGCATATTGTTAAAAACCACCTTATAGACTCTCCAGATCCAAATGTTATTATTGCAAAGAAATGCAAAGTTCTTCCTATTGAGTTTGTTGTACGAGGATATATTACTGGCTCTACTTCAACGTCTCTTTGGACACATTATGAAAAAGGTGAAAGAGATTATTGTGGAAATCTTTTACCAGAAGGCTTAGTTAAAAACCAAAAGCTTCCTGAAAATATTCTAACTCCAACAACTAAAGAAGCTGATCATGATAGACCTATTTCAGCGATTGATATAGTCAAGGAGGGTTGGTTAACTCAAGAACAATGGGATTTTACATCTAAAAAAGCACTAGCTTTATTTGAGTATGGACAAAGAAAAGCCGAAGAACATGGTTTAATCTTAGCTGACACAAAATATGAATTTGGAATAGATGAGAAAACTGGCCAAATATTATTAATAGATGAGATTCATACTCCAGATAGTTCAAGATTTTGGCTCAAAGATAGTTATGAATCTCATTTAAGACAAGGGTTAGAACCTGAAAATATAGACAAAGAATTCTTTAGATTATGGTTTGCTAAACACTGCGATCCATATAATGATAAAGAACTCCCTCAAGCTCCTGAAAAATTAGTTATCGAACTATCACAGAAATATATAAAGCTATATGAAATGATCACAGGGAAAACATTTATTCCACCACGTTCTAACATTAGCATTAATACTAGAATATTTACTAATGTTCTGAATTATTTAAATAAAGGAAATAACAACAAATCAATGTTAAATATTCTTTTAATTGGATCAGGAAGTAGAGAACATGCGATCGCAAAAGCGATAAAAAACAGCAAAATTGAAAATAATCTTTTTTGTCTAAGTGGCGCTATTAATCCTGGTATAGAGAAACTTACTAGTGGCTATAAAGTAGCTAATGTATGTGATATAGATACTATTAGCTCATATGCTGATAAACATGAAATTGATTTAGCAATTATTGGACCAGAAGCTCCTTTAGAAGCTGGTGTAACAGATGCACTAAAAGCAAATGGTATAAAAGTTGTTGGTCCAACTAAAGATCATGCACAGCTAGAAACATCAAAAGGTTTTACTAGAGGTTTAATAGAAGAGTATAAAATTGGTGCAAACCCTTTCTTTAAAAGATTTAACTCTATGGAAGGAGTCAAAGAAACTCTAAAACAATATGAAAAACAGTTTGTAATTAAAGCTGATGGTCTATGTGGCGGTAAAGGTGTTGTTGTTTGGGGTGACCACATTAAATCAATGGATGAAGCTATCAAACATTGTGAGTCACTTGTAAAAGAAGGTGCTGAATTTGTAATCGAAGAAAAACTAGTCGGCGAAGAATTTTCTCTAATCTCATTTACTGATGGGAAAAATTTCATTCATATGCCCGCTGTACAAGATCATAAACGCGCGCATGAGGGAGATACTGGCCCAAATACTGGAGGTATGGGCACATATTCAGATGCTAATCATTCATTACCTTTCTTATCTGACAGTGATATAGAAAGAGCTAAAGAAATTAATGAAAAAGTAGCTCAAGCTTTACATGATAAGTTTGGCACTCCATATCAGGGTATTCTATATGGAGGCTTTATGGCAACTATCAATGATACTAAAGTTATCGAATATAATGCTCGTTTTGGTGACCCAGAAGCAATGAATTTGCTTACTCTGCTAGATAGTGACTTTGTTGAAATCGCTCAAGCTATCACTGAAGGAACTCTAAACAAAGTAGAAGCAAGTTTTAAAAACCAAGCAACAGTTTGTAAATATCTAGTTCCTTTAGGCTATCCTAATAGATCTGTTAAAAATTTTGAAATTGATATTTCACAATGCCCTAAAGATGTAGAGCTTTTCCTTGGAGCTGTGGATTATAAAGATGGTAAATTAATTGGTACAGGATCAAGAGCAATTGCAGTTCTAGGACTTGGAGACACAATTGCTGAAGCAGAGAAAAAAGCAGAAAATGGAATAAAAAATATTTACGGGAAATTATTTCATAGACCAGATATAGGTACAAAAGATCTTATAAACAAAAGAATTAAGCATATGAATTTACTTAGAGGCAATAAGTACAAGGAAATAAAATAG
- a CDS encoding 5-(carboxyamino)imidazole ribonucleotide synthase, translating to MKVGIIGAGQLARMLSIAGTPLGIEFHCLGKETDCANDVSKSVKDIPLENINEVVEWTKQFDVITFENENISHELIKAINHDISVHPSAKAIAISQDRLLEKSFMRDHDIQTAVFENIGSLEDLELSVKNHGLPAIIKTRRFGYDGKGQFIIKKQSDVSLAWDALKDAQDGLIYEKFVDFQFEVSQICTADIKGNIAFYPLTKNTHEKGILIESHAPYINDKLTEQGQTIAKKIVKELNYVGTLAIEFFVCNEKLIVNEIAPRVHNSGHWTIDGSITSQFENHVRAIAGLILGSTESKETIMLNCIGAMPTNKDLSSLDKVKIHNYNKSSRKGRKVGHLNINISDETAKYQLLQAKKLIKLS from the coding sequence ATGAAAGTTGGAATTATTGGTGCTGGACAACTTGCTAGAATGCTTAGTATAGCAGGCACTCCATTAGGTATAGAATTTCATTGTTTAGGAAAAGAGACTGACTGTGCTAATGATGTTTCAAAAAGTGTAAAAGATATTCCATTAGAGAATATAAATGAAGTTGTTGAATGGACCAAGCAGTTTGATGTAATAACTTTTGAAAACGAAAATATTAGCCATGAATTAATTAAAGCTATAAATCATGATATAAGCGTTCACCCTTCTGCTAAGGCTATTGCCATATCTCAAGATAGATTATTAGAGAAATCTTTTATGAGAGATCATGACATTCAAACCGCTGTCTTTGAAAATATTGGAAGCTTAGAAGATCTAGAACTTTCTGTAAAAAATCATGGCTTACCAGCAATTATAAAAACTCGTAGATTTGGCTATGATGGTAAAGGTCAATTTATAATTAAAAAACAATCTGATGTTTCTTTAGCATGGGATGCTTTAAAAGATGCTCAAGATGGGCTTATTTATGAGAAGTTTGTTGATTTTCAGTTTGAAGTATCTCAAATATGTACAGCTGATATTAAAGGCAATATAGCTTTTTATCCTCTAACAAAAAATACTCATGAGAAAGGTATACTTATTGAGTCTCATGCACCTTATATTAATGACAAATTAACAGAACAAGGACAAACCATAGCTAAGAAAATTGTCAAAGAACTTAATTATGTAGGTACTCTTGCCATAGAGTTCTTTGTCTGTAATGAAAAATTAATTGTTAATGAAATTGCTCCTCGTGTCCACAATAGCGGACACTGGACTATAGACGGCTCTATAACCTCTCAATTTGAAAATCATGTTAGAGCAATTGCTGGTTTAATACTTGGTTCAACAGAAAGTAAAGAAACTATAATGCTTAATTGTATTGGTGCAATGCCGACTAATAAAGATCTCTCCTCTTTAGATAAGGTCAAAATACATAACTATAATAAAAGTTCACGCAAGGGTCGCAAGGTTGGACATTTAAATATAAATATTTCAGATGAGACAGCCAAATATCAGCTTCTACAAGCGAAAAAGCTTATTAAGCTTTCATAA
- a CDS encoding ParA family protein encodes MSERAKVISLLQQKGGSGKTTTAVNLACGLQELGYKVAIVDMDKDKPDAYMWMTKNDSNVNFVYSLDEKNVREKIIELKPNLDFIVIDTPPNFQTAALKSALLSDLIVIPCSPSGMDLSGLIEAKDLALTADKPYRFFANRVQMASNMSKSLMEFFENDGHYFESFVSQSVKFIEAEAEGAYIGDYAKNSKPHSQVRKLAKEVAEFFGEVNG; translated from the coding sequence ATGTCAGAAAGGGCAAAAGTTATTTCACTTTTACAGCAAAAAGGTGGTTCAGGTAAAACTACTACTGCTGTTAATTTGGCATGTGGATTACAAGAACTTGGTTATAAAGTTGCGATTGTAGATATGGATAAAGATAAGCCGGATGCTTATATGTGGATGACAAAAAATGATTCAAATGTAAATTTTGTATATAGTCTTGATGAAAAAAATGTTCGTGAAAAAATTATAGAATTAAAACCTAATCTTGACTTTATAGTTATAGATACTCCGCCAAATTTTCAAACTGCCGCTTTAAAATCGGCACTATTATCAGATTTAATAGTTATCCCATGTTCTCCAAGTGGTATGGATTTATCTGGATTGATAGAAGCTAAGGATTTAGCATTAACAGCTGATAAGCCTTATAGATTTTTTGCAAATAGGGTTCAGATGGCATCAAACATGTCTAAGAGTTTAATGGAATTTTTTGAGAATGATGGCCACTATTTTGAAAGTTTTGTTTCACAAAGTGTTAAGTTTATCGAAGCTGAGGCTGAAGGAGCATATATTGGTGACTATGCGAAAAATAGCAAACCTCATTCTCAAGTAAGAAAGTTAGCAAAAGAGGTTGCTGAATTTTTTGGAGAAGTAAATGGCTAA
- the topA gene encoding type I DNA topoisomerase — MAKNLVIVESPAKIKTIQKYLGKDFDILASFGHVREIPSKDTSIDVEDDFKIKYVVNDKSKKHIDAIKKAAKNSENIYLATDPDREGEAISWHVQEILKNAKLLKDKKVYRVTFNEITKSAVTNALANPKELSMSLVNAQKARQALDFLVGFNLSPLLWRKITSGLSAGRVQSPALRMIVEREIEREEFVKKDYWSITAELQKIKLFTAGLTEFDNNKVEQFTFTTEKTVESAKTKIAKDANGFLIVDGIAEKKIRRNPYAPFTTSTLMQEASKKLGFNAKRTASVAQKLYEGKDVGNGESVGLITYMRTDSTNLSQDALNDIRGFIEQKYNSDMLPSSPRIFTKKAENAQEAHEAIRVTAAAREPEMIKQYLTADEYKLYTLIWKRTMACQMKHATLNSTSIDLTTENKKHKFKATGTVIVDAGFLSVYQAEKDEDEKDEDDGVILPKVEEGQKIPLNDIIIKAHSTEPPPRYTEASLIKTLEKYGIGRPSTYPVIISTLQQREYVDTDNKRFIPTDKGRVVNKFLTEYFKKYVEYSYTAGLEKELDEIAQNKNDYLNVLNAFWKPFIEKIGKISEEVSRKDVVQEELDEDCPECGSKLSLRLGKNGRFIGCTNYPTCKYTRPLENSSTEKKEEKPEPTVVADRKCPECGSDLHIKQGRYGKFIGCSNYPKCKHMEPLEKPKDTGIVCPKCNKNHIVEKKSRKGKVFYACDGFPKCKNAYWYPPINEKCPKCNYPILLHKTTKKDGEQKVCANEECDFTVSL, encoded by the coding sequence ATGGCAAAAAACTTAGTGATCGTAGAGTCCCCTGCGAAAATCAAAACTATACAGAAATATTTAGGAAAGGATTTTGACATACTGGCATCATTTGGCCATGTTAGAGAAATACCTTCTAAAGATACTTCAATAGATGTTGAAGATGATTTCAAAATTAAATATGTTGTAAATGACAAAAGTAAAAAACACATAGATGCTATAAAAAAAGCAGCAAAAAATTCTGAAAATATCTATCTTGCTACCGATCCAGATAGAGAAGGAGAAGCCATATCTTGGCATGTGCAAGAAATATTAAAGAATGCAAAACTGCTTAAAGATAAAAAAGTCTATAGAGTTACATTTAATGAAATAACTAAATCGGCTGTCACAAATGCTCTAGCAAATCCTAAAGAATTATCAATGTCATTGGTAAATGCTCAAAAAGCTAGACAAGCTTTAGACTTTTTAGTTGGATTTAACTTATCTCCTTTACTTTGGAGAAAAATTACTAGTGGTTTATCAGCTGGTCGAGTACAAAGCCCCGCTCTTCGAATGATTGTTGAAAGAGAGATAGAGAGAGAAGAGTTTGTAAAAAAAGATTACTGGAGCATTACTGCAGAATTACAAAAAATAAAACTTTTTACTGCTGGGCTTACAGAATTTGATAATAATAAAGTTGAACAATTTACTTTTACTACAGAAAAAACTGTAGAGTCTGCAAAAACAAAAATAGCTAAAGATGCTAATGGTTTTCTTATAGTTGATGGAATTGCCGAGAAAAAAATTCGTAGGAATCCATATGCTCCATTCACAACATCTACTTTAATGCAAGAAGCATCTAAAAAACTTGGCTTTAATGCAAAAAGAACAGCTTCAGTAGCTCAAAAATTATATGAAGGTAAAGATGTAGGTAATGGAGAATCTGTAGGTTTAATTACATATATGAGAACAGACTCAACAAACTTATCTCAAGATGCTCTAAATGATATTCGTGGATTTATTGAACAAAAATATAATTCAGACATGCTTCCATCTAGCCCTCGTATTTTTACTAAAAAAGCTGAAAACGCTCAAGAAGCACATGAGGCTATCCGAGTAACAGCAGCTGCTCGCGAACCAGAGATGATAAAACAGTATCTAACAGCTGATGAATATAAACTTTATACTTTAATATGGAAAAGAACCATGGCATGCCAAATGAAACATGCCACATTAAATAGTACATCTATTGATCTTACTACAGAAAACAAGAAACATAAGTTTAAAGCCACTGGTACAGTTATTGTTGATGCCGGCTTCCTAAGCGTTTATCAAGCAGAAAAAGATGAAGATGAAAAAGATGAAGATGACGGGGTGATACTTCCTAAAGTTGAAGAAGGACAGAAAATTCCTTTAAATGATATCATTATAAAAGCTCACTCAACCGAACCACCTCCAAGATATACAGAGGCATCTCTAATTAAAACGTTAGAAAAGTATGGAATTGGTCGTCCTTCAACTTATCCTGTTATCATATCCACACTACAGCAAAGAGAGTATGTTGATACTGATAATAAAAGGTTTATCCCAACAGACAAAGGTCGTGTAGTAAATAAATTTTTAACAGAATATTTCAAAAAATATGTTGAATATTCATATACAGCGGGGCTTGAAAAAGAACTTGATGAGATTGCTCAAAATAAGAATGATTACTTAAATGTTTTAAATGCTTTTTGGAAACCATTTATAGAAAAAATTGGAAAAATCTCTGAAGAAGTTTCAAGAAAAGATGTAGTTCAAGAGGAATTAGATGAAGATTGTCCAGAATGTGGAAGTAAGCTTTCACTAAGGTTAGGTAAAAATGGTCGCTTCATTGGTTGCACCAACTACCCTACTTGCAAATATACTCGTCCATTAGAAAATAGCTCAACAGAGAAAAAAGAAGAAAAACCTGAGCCAACAGTTGTTGCAGATAGAAAGTGCCCAGAATGTGGCTCTGACTTACATATAAAACAAGGCAGGTATGGAAAATTCATAGGATGCTCTAATTATCCAAAATGTAAACATATGGAGCCTTTAGAAAAACCTAAAGATACTGGAATAGTTTGTCCAAAGTGCAATAAAAACCACATCGTAGAAAAAAAATCTCGTAAAGGGAAGGTATTCTACGCATGTGATGGTTTTCCAAAATGTAAAAATGCTTACTGGTATCCTCCTATAAATGAAAAATGCCCTAAATGTAATTATCCAATCTTATTACATAAAACGACTAAGAAGGATGGCGAGCAAAAAGTTTGTGCAAATGAGGAATGCGATTTCACAGTTTCTTTATGA
- the purN gene encoding phosphoribosylglycinamide formyltransferase, translating to MAKLNLVILGSTRGSNMQAIIDAIQNQELNAHISLVISNKKDAYILERAKSNNIENIFISAKDKTREEYDKIVANEINKYQPDLILLIGYMRILSKDFVNSFKNKILNIHPSLLPKHPGLMDLAVHQAVINAKDEETGCTIHEVTEEVDSGKIILQLKCKVDKSDCAEELKEKVQELEKKAWIQVIKNWKKEN from the coding sequence ATGGCCAAATTAAATCTTGTAATATTAGGCTCTACAAGAGGGTCAAATATGCAAGCTATAATAGATGCTATCCAAAATCAAGAGCTTAACGCCCATATATCTCTTGTCATATCTAACAAAAAAGATGCTTATATTTTAGAAAGAGCAAAATCTAACAACATAGAAAATATCTTTATTTCAGCTAAAGATAAAACTCGTGAAGAGTATGACAAAATAGTAGCTAATGAAATAAATAAATATCAGCCTGATCTGATCCTTCTAATAGGATATATGAGAATTCTAAGTAAAGATTTTGTTAACTCTTTTAAAAACAAAATTCTAAACATCCACCCTTCTTTACTTCCAAAACATCCTGGATTAATGGATTTAGCTGTACATCAAGCTGTTATTAATGCTAAAGATGAAGAAACTGGATGCACTATACACGAAGTTACAGAGGAAGTGGATAGTGGTAAAATTATCCTACAATTAAAATGTAAAGTTGATAAATCTGACTGTGCAGAAGAACTAAAAGAAAAAGTTCAAGAACTAGAAAAAAAGGCTTGGATACAAGTTATAAAGAACTGGAAAAAGGAAAATTAA
- the purE gene encoding 5-(carboxyamino)imidazole ribonucleotide mutase, whose amino-acid sequence MSVDVGVIMGSKSDWSTMKECCDVLDQLNIKYECEVVSAHRTPDKMFSYAETAKDRGIKVIIAGAGGAAHLPGMVAAKTSLPVLGVPVKSSTLNGQDSLLSIVQMPAGIPVATFAIGIAGSKNAALFAASILQHTNKEIGKALEKFRYNQTQTVLDNPNPREE is encoded by the coding sequence ATGAGTGTAGATGTTGGCGTTATTATGGGCTCAAAATCTGACTGGAGTACTATGAAAGAATGCTGTGATGTTCTTGATCAGTTAAATATTAAATACGAATGTGAAGTTGTATCTGCACATCGCACTCCAGACAAAATGTTTTCTTATGCTGAAACAGCAAAAGATAGAGGAATTAAAGTGATTATTGCTGGAGCTGGTGGTGCAGCTCACTTACCAGGAATGGTGGCCGCTAAAACTTCCTTACCTGTATTAGGTGTACCAGTTAAATCAAGCACTCTAAATGGTCAAGATAGTTTACTATCTATAGTTCAAATGCCTGCTGGCATACCAGTTGCGACATTTGCTATTGGCATAGCAGGAAGTAAAAATGCTGCCCTTTTCGCAGCTAGTATTTTACAACACACAAATAAAGAGATTGGGAAAGCTTTGGAAAAATTTAGATATAATCAAACCCAAACTGTTTTAGACAATCCAAACCCAAGAGAAGAATAA
- the purM gene encoding phosphoribosylformylglycinamidine cyclo-ligase — MSSLRYEDAGVNIEAGNEAVSKMKEHVKKTFTPNVLTGLGSFGSLYSLKDILNNYKDPVLVQSIDGVGTKTKVAVMCNKFENLGYDLFSAATNDIIVMGAKPITFLDYVAHDKLDPNVMEELIKGMSKACGECGVSLVGGETAEMPGVYMPGEIDMVGVITGVVEKDHIIDGKNIKEGDTVFGLTSSGLHTNGYSFARKLFFDVAKNKHTDTYPEFNGTSIGDILLEPHINYTNIVHDFLESGVEIKGMAHITGGGFIENIPRVLPESLGAKIYKDSFETPAVFKVMQKIGNISEFEMYRSFNMGIGLTIIASENEYPKLAQIAQKYTNTRLHKIGTITNKAKVEII, encoded by the coding sequence ATGTCTAGCTTAAGATATGAAGATGCTGGGGTAAATATAGAAGCAGGTAATGAAGCTGTTTCAAAAATGAAAGAGCATGTAAAAAAAACTTTCACTCCAAATGTTCTTACAGGTTTAGGAAGTTTTGGTTCTTTATACTCTCTAAAAGATATTTTAAACAACTATAAAGATCCTGTTTTAGTTCAATCTATTGATGGTGTGGGCACTAAAACTAAAGTTGCTGTAATGTGTAATAAATTTGAAAACTTAGGTTATGATTTGTTCTCTGCTGCTACAAACGATATTATCGTAATGGGCGCAAAACCAATAACTTTCCTAGACTATGTGGCTCATGACAAACTAGATCCAAATGTTATGGAAGAGCTCATAAAAGGCATGTCAAAAGCTTGTGGCGAATGTGGAGTATCTCTAGTTGGCGGCGAAACTGCAGAAATGCCAGGTGTTTATATGCCTGGTGAAATCGACATGGTTGGTGTAATCACTGGCGTTGTCGAGAAAGATCATATAATTGATGGCAAAAACATTAAAGAAGGTGATACTGTATTTGGTCTAACATCTTCTGGTCTTCATACAAATGGTTACTCTTTTGCTCGTAAACTATTTTTTGATGTTGCTAAAAATAAACATACTGATACATATCCTGAATTTAATGGCACAAGTATTGGAGATATTTTACTTGAGCCGCATATAAACTATACAAACATAGTTCATGACTTTTTAGAAAGTGGCGTAGAGATCAAGGGAATGGCTCATATTACTGGTGGTGGATTTATAGAGAACATACCAAGAGTACTACCTGAAAGCTTAGGCGCAAAAATATATAAAGATAGTTTTGAAACTCCTGCTGTTTTCAAAGTTATGCAAAAAATAGGTAATATTTCAGAATTTGAGATGTACCGCTCATTTAATATGGGAATAGGATTAACTATTATTGCTTCTGAAAATGAGTATCCTAAACTAGCACAAATAGCTCAAAAGTATACTAATACAAGACTTCATAAAATAGGAACTATAACTAACAAAGCTAAGGTGGAAATTATCTAA
- the folD gene encoding bifunctional methylenetetrahydrofolate dehydrogenase/methenyltetrahydrofolate cyclohydrolase FolD — MATTLIDGKGLSKKLKDSLSQQVQEYIKNTNITPKLTAIIVGNDPASEVYVGSKAKSCAQVKIDSDVIKLPEETTEKELLKKIEELNKNKDVHGILVQLPLPKHIDTQKIIYAIAVEKDVDGFHPNNIGKLQIGDPTRIEPCTPKGIMTMLREYDINLIGANAVVIGASNIVGKPISQMLLNAKATVTTCNSKTKNLTEHTKNADIIVVAVGKDKFLTANMVKEGTVIIDVGINRVNGKICGDVDFEKVKTKAAAITPVPGGVGPMTITELLYNTFECCKNQNKE, encoded by the coding sequence GTGGCTACGACATTAATAGATGGAAAAGGTCTTTCAAAAAAGTTGAAAGATAGTCTTTCACAACAAGTTCAAGAATACATAAAAAATACAAATATAACTCCTAAGCTAACAGCAATTATTGTTGGCAATGATCCAGCTAGTGAAGTTTATGTAGGATCAAAAGCAAAATCTTGCGCCCAAGTAAAAATAGACTCTGATGTTATAAAGCTTCCGGAAGAGACTACAGAAAAAGAGCTTTTAAAAAAAATTGAAGAATTAAACAAAAATAAAGATGTTCATGGGATACTTGTGCAACTTCCTTTACCTAAACATATAGATACTCAAAAAATCATATATGCTATTGCTGTTGAAAAGGACGTTGATGGGTTTCATCCAAACAATATAGGAAAACTACAAATTGGAGACCCAACAAGAATAGAACCCTGCACTCCTAAAGGCATTATGACAATGCTAAGAGAATATGATATAAATCTTATAGGAGCTAATGCAGTTGTCATTGGTGCTAGCAATATTGTTGGAAAACCTATATCACAGATGCTTCTAAATGCTAAAGCTACTGTTACCACATGTAATAGTAAAACCAAAAACCTTACTGAGCATACAAAAAATGCTGACATTATAGTTGTTGCAGTTGGAAAGGATAAATTCTTAACTGCGAATATGGTAAAAGAGGGTACTGTAATAATTGATGTAGGGATAAATCGTGTAAATGGTAAAATATGTGGTGATGTTGATTTTGAAAAAGTTAAAACAAAAGCAGCTGCAATAACTCCTGTTCCAGGTGGAGTTGGTCCAATGACTATTACAGAACTTTTATATAACACTTTCGAGTGTTGCAAGAACCAAAATAAGGAATAA
- a CDS encoding phosphatase PAP2 family protein: MKNNFKENLLEAKDLLKSEKAYNFSIPKYLQLKYTFIPLAIVIILTFFYIDTPVEKMVINLPIEFTYFFKKITDFGKAAWIIITCVIIIICRLFTDTERLEERTSNLMNTSTLYASFILVSVSISGIIGQIIKSIIGRARPSLFEQYGSAYFHHFNFFDAPFASMPSGHSTTIGSLFVCLFFIFPRFKYLWIVLAIFFAASRIFVRAHYPSDVIFGLALGSYTSIYLYYWLKNRKLI, encoded by the coding sequence ATGAAAAATAATTTTAAAGAAAACCTATTGGAAGCAAAAGATCTTCTCAAATCAGAGAAAGCTTATAATTTCTCTATACCCAAATATTTACAATTGAAATACACCTTTATTCCTTTAGCTATAGTAATTATTCTTACATTTTTTTATATTGACACTCCTGTTGAAAAAATGGTTATTAACCTACCTATCGAGTTTACATATTTCTTTAAAAAAATTACAGATTTTGGAAAAGCTGCTTGGATAATAATAACTTGTGTAATAATTATTATATGTAGACTATTTACAGATACTGAAAGATTAGAAGAGAGAACTTCAAATCTAATGAATACTTCAACTTTATATGCTAGCTTTATTTTAGTCAGCGTAAGTATTAGTGGTATTATAGGGCAAATTATAAAATCTATCATAGGTCGAGCGCGCCCTTCTCTATTTGAGCAATATGGAAGTGCATATTTTCATCATTTTAATTTTTTTGATGCTCCTTTTGCTAGTATGCCTTCTGGTCACTCAACTACGATAGGAAGCCTATTTGTTTGTTTATTTTTTATATTCCCTAGATTTAAATATCTCTGGATAGTTTTAGCAATTTTCTTTGCTGCCTCAAGGATTTTTGTAAGGGCGCACTATCCTAGTGATGTTATTTTTGGCTTAGCTTTAGGCTCTTATACATCGATTTATCTCTATTATTGGTTAAAAAACAGAAAACTTATCTAA